In Odontesthes bonariensis isolate fOdoBon6 chromosome 6, fOdoBon6.hap1, whole genome shotgun sequence, one genomic interval encodes:
- the hic2 gene encoding hypermethylated in cancer 2 protein: MELPNHAKQLLLQLNQQRAKGFLCDVIIVVENALFRAHKNILAASSIYFKSLVLHDNLINLDTEMVNPSVFRQVLDFIYTGKLLSSSDQSSEQNFSALLTAASYLQLHDLAALCRKKLKRSGGKPLPGKPSTPGPLSRLRLNNQRLSSSTPAGPNNHYPPTPSDADQPQPDEGLRDKLSDDEMFVGSSGKNGNGGNGSSNGNLSSGASGGEPDLGLDLSKKSPHSAGTATDALSPHSNSQESPQSASVSTTNSASLDDSSTTLPGVDTCISETMELNSSSKTSEESQSQPDGPPPQKKTRQGARKNEWPKKEASGLKSEDHDRPLVNGVIVGPKDGRSSGIGGGSGSSFASDQSLQCKDEDEGGENGQDPSEESGQSDGESAGGGGGTGGGHQSANYVYRQEGFEPAFGDNLYVCIPCGKGFPSSEQLNAHVESHTEDELYIKEEGGTFVKEEDEEEAEDLSAPVGPSNFGSETRPFKCTVCSKSYKDPATLRQHEKSHWLTRPFPCNICGKMFTQRGTMTRHMRSHLGLKPFACEECGMRFTRQYRLTEHMRVHSGEKPYECQLCGGKFTQQRNLISHLRMHTSPS, encoded by the coding sequence ATGGAACTGCCAAATCATGCCAAACAACTGCTGCTGCAACTCAACCAACAGAGAGCCAAGGGCTTCCTGTGTGATGTCATCATCGTGGTGGAGAATGCGCTCTTCCGTGCCCACAAGAACATCCTGGCAGCAAGCAGCATCTACTTCAAATCTCTGGTCCTCCACGATAACCTTATCAACCTCGACACAGAGATGGTCAACCCCTCTGTATTCAGACAAGTACTTGACTTCATCTATACTGGGAAGCTTCTGTCCTCGTCAGACCAGAGCAGCGAGCAGAACTTCAGTGCCCTCTTGACCGCAGCCAGCTACCTCCAGCTCCATGACCTCGCTGCTCTGTGCAGAAAGAAGCTCAAGCGTAGTGGCGGGAAACCCCTGCCAGGAAAACCCTCCACTCCAGGTCCCCTTAGCCGCTTACGCCTCAACAACCAGCGCCTTTCCTCTTCTACCCCTGCTGGCCCTAACAACCACTATCCCCCGACCCCTTCAGATGCCGACCAGCCACAGCCAGACGAAGGCCTTCGGGACAAGCTCTCGGATGATGAGATGTTTGTTGGCAGCTCTGGGAAGAATGGGAATGGGGGGAATGGCAGCAGTAACGGTAATCTCAGCAGTGGAGCAAGTGGTGGGGAGCCTGATCTCGGACTAGACTTGTCCAAGAAGAGCCCTCACTCTGCAGGCACGGCCACTGATGCCCTCAGCCCGCACAGCAACTCCCAAGAATCCCCTCAATCTGCCTCAGTATCCACAACCAACAGTGCCTCACTGGATGACTCCTCAACCACTTTACCAGGTGTTGACACATGCATCTCAGAGACCATGGAGCTCAACTCCTCCTCTAAAACTTCAGAAGAATCCCAAAGTCAGCCTGATGGCCCTCCGCCCCAGAAAAAGACCCGACAGGGTGCTCGTAAGAATGAGTGGCCTAAAAAAGAGGCCTCAGGGTTGAAGTCAGAAGATCATGACAGGCCCCTGGTCAATGGGGTAATAGTGGGACCTAAAGATGGCCGGTCTTCTGGGATTGGTGGAGGGAGTGGTAGCAGCTTTGCATCTGACCAATCCTTACAGTGTAAAGATGAGGACGAAGGAGGAGAGAATGGGCAGGATCCCAGTGAAGAAAGTGGTCAAAGTGATGGAGAGAGTGCAGGAGGTGGAGGGGGAACAGGTGGAGGGCACCAAAGTGCCAACTATGTGTACCGACAGGAAGGTTTTGAGCCAGCATTCGGGGACAACCTCTATGTGTGCATTCCTTGTGGAAAGGGCTTTCCCAGTTCTGAGCAGCTCAATGCTCACGTTGAGTCACACACTGAGGATGAACTCTACATcaaagaggagggagggacctttgtgaaagaggaagatgaggaggaggcagaggaccTTTCTGCACCTGTAGGCCCCTCCAACTTTGGCTCTGAAACACGTCCGTTCAAGTGTACAGTCTGCAGTAAGAGCTACAAAGACCCTGCAACGCTGAGACAACATGAAAAGAGCCACTGGCTGACCAGGCCTTTCCCCTGCAACATCTGTGGCAAAATGTTCACCCAAAGGGGAACCATGACACGCCACATGCGCAGCCACCTTGGCCTCAAGCCTTTTGCGTGTGAAGAATGTGGCATGCGCTTCACACGCCAGTACCGTCTGACAGAGCACATGCGTGTCCACTCTGGGGAGAAGCCGTATGAATGCCAGCTATGTGGTGGGAAGTTTACCCAGCAGCGCAACCTCATCAGTCACCTGAGAATGCACACCTCACCCTCTTAG